The following coding sequences are from one Kallotenue papyrolyticum window:
- a CDS encoding transposase, whose amino-acid sequence MIWDGAAIHRCREVKHFLATGAARRLKLLWLPGYAPELNPAQGLWRWLKRVALGNVCCETLDELRDELRLAFARLRHRTDVLDACIRRPGYMH is encoded by the coding sequence GTGATCTGGGACGGGGCGGCGATTCACCGATGTCGCGAAGTCAAGCACTTCCTGGCGACGGGCGCTGCGCGGCGGCTGAAATTGCTCTGGCTGCCCGGCTATGCCCCGGAACTGAATCCGGCGCAAGGGCTCTGGCGGTGGCTGAAGCGGGTCGCGCTCGGCAACGTCTGTTGTGAGACGCTCGACGAACTGCGTGACGAACTGCGTCTGGCCTTCGCACGGCTACGGCATCGCACGGATGTCTTGGATGCCTGCATCCGAAGACCCGGGTATATGCACTAA